The Musa acuminata AAA Group cultivar baxijiao chromosome BXJ2-2, Cavendish_Baxijiao_AAA, whole genome shotgun sequence genome has a segment encoding these proteins:
- the LOC103976623 gene encoding LOB domain-containing protein 25, producing MASSSSSSNSPCAACKFLRRKCMPGCIFEPYFPPEEPQKFANVHKVFGASNVTKLLNELLPHQREDAVNSLAYEAEARVKDPVYGCVGAISVLQRQVQRLQKELDAANAELLRYACNEIPMGLTVPPTMASPMMDYPRIEYCRRTGTDGGSPLCPAPALALPSLPPWSGNDFPGDHENSNPVAMQITACELQNDHKATNLSSLR from the coding sequence ATGGCATCATCAAGTTCTTCCTCCAACTCTCCTTGTGCTGCCTGCAAGTTCTTGAGGAGGAAGTGCATGCCGGGCTGCATCTTTGAACCCTACTTTCCCCCGGAGGAGCCGCAGAAGTTTGCCAATGTCCACAAGGTATTTGGGGCCAGCAACGTGACCAAGCTCCTCAACGAGCTGCTCCCTCACCAGCGGGAGGACGCCGTCAACTCTCTGGCCTACGAGGCGGAAGCCCGGGTTAAGGACCCCGTCTACGGCTGCGTCGGCGCTATCTCCGTGCTCCAACGCCAGGTCCAGAGGCTCCAGAAAGAGCTTGATGCTGCCAATGCCGAACTCCTCCGTTATGCCTGCAACGAGATCCCCATGGGGTTAACCGTTCCGCCAACTATGGCGTCGCCGATGATGGACTACCCAAGAATCGAGTACTGCAGGAGGACTGGCACTGATGGAGGAAGTCCATTATGCCCGGCTCCTGCATTGGCACTGCCCAGCCTTCCTCCGTGGTCTGGAAACGACTTTCCAGGAGATCATGAAAACAGCAATCCTGTGGCGATGCAGATCACAGCATGTGAACTCCAAAACGATCACAAAGCAACCAACCTAAGCTCTTTACGGTAA